A part of Periophthalmus magnuspinnatus isolate fPerMag1 chromosome 14, fPerMag1.2.pri, whole genome shotgun sequence genomic DNA contains:
- the LOC117381209 gene encoding histone H2B 1/2-like, whose protein sequence is MPDPAKTAPKKGSKKAVTKTAGKGGKKKRKTRKESYAIYVYKVLKQVHPDTGISSKAMSIMNSFVNDIFERIGGEASRLAHYNKRSTITSREIQTAVRLLLPGELAKHAVSEGTKAVTKYTSSK, encoded by the coding sequence ATGCCTGATCCAGCGAAGACCGCGCCCAAGAAGGGCTCAAAGAAAGCCGTGACCAAAACGGCCGGGAAAGGcggaaagaagaagagaaagaccaGGAAGGAGAGCTACGCCATCTACGTGTACAAAGTGCTGAAGCAGGTCCACCCCGACACTGGCATCTCCTCCAAGGCCATGAGCATCATGAACTCCTTCGTCAACGACATCTTCGAGAGGATCGGCGGAGAGGCCTCCCGCCTGGCGCACTACAACAAGCGCTCCACCATCACCTCCAGGGAGATCCAGACCGCCGTGCGCCTCCTGCTGCCCGGAGAGCTGGCCAAGCACGCCGTGTCCGAGGGAACCAAGGCCGTCACCAAGTACACCAGCTCCAAGTAA